A single Leptolyngbya ohadii IS1 DNA region contains:
- a CDS encoding nicotinate-nucleotide adenylyltransferase gives MPNIALFGTSADPPTAGHQAILAWLADHFDEVAVWASDNPFKSHQTALMHRAAMLQLLIEDIDPPRHNLRLEPELSHPRALITVQRARERWQAADFTLVIGSDLVAQLPRWYRIEELLAQVKLLVIPRPGYPLSEADLEPLRQIGASVTIAPIPVPDVSSTAVREYKDTDAVIPPIEAYIHREQLYAWQDTHGRTQPQKIY, from the coding sequence ATGCCAAACATCGCCCTCTTCGGAACCAGCGCCGACCCCCCCACCGCCGGACATCAGGCAATCCTCGCCTGGTTAGCGGATCACTTTGATGAGGTGGCAGTCTGGGCATCGGATAATCCGTTTAAGTCTCACCAGACTGCGCTAATGCATCGGGCGGCAATGCTGCAACTGCTGATCGAGGATATTGACCCGCCGCGCCACAATCTGCGTCTGGAGCCGGAACTCAGCCATCCCAGAGCCTTGATTACGGTACAGCGGGCCAGAGAGCGTTGGCAGGCGGCAGACTTTACGCTGGTGATCGGCTCCGATCTGGTTGCCCAGTTGCCCCGCTGGTATCGGATTGAGGAACTGCTGGCGCAGGTGAAGCTGCTCGTAATTCCGCGTCCGGGCTATCCTTTAAGCGAGGCAGACCTGGAGCCTTTGAGACAAATAGGAGCCAGCGTCACGATCGCCCCAATTCCCGTTCCCGATGTTTCCTCGACCGCCGTTCGGGAATACAAAGACACCGATGCCGTTATTCCGCCGATCGAGGCATACATTCACCGAGAGCAACTTTACGCATGGCAGGACACGCATGGCAGGACGCAGCCCCAGAAAATCTACTGA
- a CDS encoding nicotinate phosphoribosyltransferase, whose protein sequence is MPDTALSLTSQDYSLLTDLYQLTMAACYVGEGIAEKRASFELFTRRLPEGFGYMVAMGLAQAIDYLEQFSFTSEQIAALQATGIFANVPDRFWEVLASGRFTGDVWAVPEGTVVFANEPILRIEAPLWQAQIVETCLLNILNYQSLIATKAARMRDIAGSATLLEFGTRRAFGPQASLFAARAALAAGFDATSNVLAAIQLGQKPSGTMAHALVMALAALEGTEDEAFQAFHRYFPGATLLIDTYDAIAAAERLADRAQQEKLSLRAVRLDSGDLVSQSQHIRQLLPNTPIVASGDLDEFEIDRLQTAGAQIDSYGIGTKLVTGKPINGVYKLVEIDGIPVMKASEGKATYPGRKQIFRHLEAGELKGDRLGLITESPSRHEQPLLQPILKQGQRSAPADSLETIADRALTSLHTLPDRIRRIHDPESVSPEISVELERLTEAVKRQGSREQGAGERGG, encoded by the coding sequence ATGCCCGACACGGCACTTTCGCTGACTTCCCAGGATTACAGTCTGCTCACCGATCTCTATCAGCTTACGATGGCTGCCTGCTACGTGGGCGAGGGGATCGCGGAAAAACGCGCCAGCTTCGAGCTATTTACCCGTCGTTTGCCCGAAGGCTTTGGCTATATGGTGGCAATGGGCTTGGCACAGGCGATCGACTATCTGGAGCAGTTTAGTTTCACCTCCGAACAGATTGCCGCTCTGCAAGCCACCGGAATTTTTGCCAACGTGCCCGATCGCTTTTGGGAAGTTCTGGCAAGTGGACGTTTTACAGGCGATGTCTGGGCAGTACCCGAAGGAACCGTAGTATTCGCGAACGAGCCAATCCTGCGAATTGAGGCTCCCCTGTGGCAGGCGCAAATCGTAGAAACCTGCCTGCTGAATATCCTCAACTATCAAAGCCTGATTGCCACCAAAGCCGCCCGAATGCGGGACATCGCCGGATCTGCTACCCTGCTGGAATTCGGCACGAGACGGGCATTTGGTCCCCAGGCTTCCCTATTCGCCGCCAGAGCCGCACTCGCCGCCGGATTTGATGCAACCTCCAACGTTCTCGCCGCAATCCAATTAGGGCAAAAGCCGAGCGGTACTATGGCACACGCCCTGGTCATGGCACTCGCTGCCCTGGAAGGAACCGAAGACGAAGCCTTTCAAGCCTTCCACCGCTATTTCCCTGGCGCAACGCTATTAATTGACACCTACGATGCGATCGCCGCAGCCGAAAGACTTGCCGATCGCGCCCAGCAGGAAAAACTGTCTCTCAGAGCCGTCCGTTTAGACTCCGGCGATCTGGTTTCCCAATCCCAACATATCCGTCAGCTTTTGCCTAACACCCCGATCGTTGCCAGCGGTGACTTAGACGAATTCGAGATCGATCGCCTCCAGACCGCAGGGGCACAGATCGACAGCTACGGCATCGGCACCAAACTCGTCACCGGCAAACCGATCAACGGCGTCTACAAACTTGTGGAAATCGACGGCATCCCCGTCATGAAAGCCTCCGAAGGCAAAGCCACCTACCCCGGACGCAAACAGATCTTCCGCCACCTTGAAGCCGGAGAACTGAAGGGCGATCGCCTCGGGCTGATCACCGAATCCCCCTCCCGCCACGAGCAGCCCCTCCTCCAACCCATCCTCAAACAAGGACAGCGCAGCGCACCCGCTGATTCTCTAGAGACGATCGCCGATCGCGCCCTCACCAGCCTTCACACCCTCCCCGATCGAATTCGCCGCATTCATGATCCTGAGTCCGTTTCGCCGGAGATTTCGGTTGAGCTAGAGCGGTTGACGGAAGCGGTGAAGAGGCAGGGGAGCAGGGAGCAGGGAGCAGGGGAGAGGGGTGGATGA
- the gap gene encoding type I glyceraldehyde-3-phosphate dehydrogenase codes for MMPVKVGINGFGRIGRLVFRAGAKNPNIEFVGINDLVPPDNLAYLLKHDSTHGRYDGTVEAKEDGIVVDGRFIPCVAMRDPAELPWGKLGTDYVVESTGLFTTHDGASKHLQAGAKRVVISAPTKDPDQVRTLVVGVNHQQFDPAKDTIVSNASCTTNCLAPVAKVIQENFGLAEGLMTTVHAMTATQPTVDGPSKKDWRGGRGAAQNIIPASTGAAKAVTLVLPELKGKLTGMAFRVPTPDVSVVDLTFKTEKATSYEEICAAVKAAAEGELAGILGYTTEEVVSSDFITDPHSSIFDAGAGIQLNSNFFKVVSWYDNEWGYSCRVIDLMLSMAGKEGLL; via the coding sequence ATCATGCCCGTTAAAGTAGGAATTAACGGCTTTGGTCGGATTGGGCGACTGGTCTTTCGGGCTGGCGCAAAAAATCCCAATATTGAATTTGTCGGAATTAACGATCTCGTGCCGCCGGATAACCTGGCGTATCTGCTAAAGCACGACTCTACCCACGGTCGCTACGATGGGACGGTCGAAGCCAAGGAAGATGGGATCGTCGTAGACGGCAGATTTATTCCCTGTGTGGCAATGCGCGATCCCGCTGAACTGCCCTGGGGCAAATTAGGAACCGATTATGTGGTGGAATCAACGGGACTCTTCACCACCCATGACGGTGCATCCAAGCATTTGCAGGCAGGCGCAAAGCGGGTCGTCATTTCTGCACCCACCAAAGATCCCGATCAGGTACGAACCTTAGTGGTAGGCGTAAACCATCAGCAGTTTGATCCCGCGAAGGATACGATCGTCTCAAATGCAAGCTGTACAACGAACTGCCTTGCCCCCGTCGCGAAAGTGATTCAGGAAAACTTTGGACTGGCGGAAGGTCTGATGACGACCGTTCACGCGATGACCGCAACCCAGCCCACGGTAGACGGTCCCAGTAAAAAAGACTGGCGGGGCGGACGGGGCGCAGCGCAAAATATTATTCCTGCCTCCACAGGAGCCGCCAAAGCCGTAACTTTAGTTCTGCCCGAACTAAAAGGGAAACTGACCGGGATGGCATTCCGCGTCCCCACGCCAGATGTATCCGTGGTGGATTTAACCTTTAAGACCGAGAAAGCCACCAGCTACGAGGAAATCTGTGCAGCGGTCAAGGCAGCGGCGGAGGGGGAACTGGCAGGCATTCTGGGCTACACGACAGAAGAAGTCGTCTCCAGCGATTTTATTACCGATCCCCACTCCAGCATTTTCGATGCCGGGGCAGGCATTCAGCTCAACTCCAATTTCTTCAAAGTCGTGTCCTGGTATGACAACGAGTGGGGCTATTCCTGCCGCGTGATTGATCTGATGCTATCAATGGCAGGCAAGGAAGGCTTGCTGTAG
- a CDS encoding phospholipase D-like domain-containing protein, producing the protein MRLLNSLWLRGLVLFGLGLLIVAVIAARRPSPALRPPLSPLPQDPLIQVYFNQSQAAFYTEPYRQQQRLGDDLEQVIIEAIDSAEVSVDMAVQEFNLPGIAAALVRRQRAGVAVRVIVEHDYRQSLSKFTPEQISRLDDRAQKKYREFVQLVDLNRDGQLSNEELGQRDAIVMLENARVPLIDDTQDGSRGSGLMHHKFVVIDGQTVLTGSVNFSWSEVFGDFLTPESLGNANHLLKIQSGRVAQLFTQEFNQMWGDDKPESRKFGLDKVYRPAQTISLSPNSAITVQFSPTSNRQPWQRSVNGLIGRALAQANQSIDLALFVFSDQKIGNVLENSHRKGVQVRALIDPQFAHREYSEGLDMMGIALPDKQCRTEAQNRPWKPGITTVGIPALPRGDILHHKVAIVDRRRVITGSQNWSEAANATNDETLLVIDNATVAAHFQREFDRLYSTAILGRSPSLERKIQASRKCKRSG; encoded by the coding sequence GTGCGTCTGCTCAATTCCCTTTGGCTTCGGGGACTGGTTTTGTTTGGGCTGGGTCTGCTGATCGTGGCGGTCATTGCTGCCCGTCGTCCCTCACCTGCCCTGCGTCCACCCCTATCGCCCCTGCCGCAAGATCCGCTGATTCAGGTGTATTTTAATCAGTCGCAGGCAGCGTTTTATACCGAACCCTATCGACAGCAGCAGCGATTGGGCGATGACCTGGAACAGGTGATTATCGAGGCGATCGATTCTGCCGAAGTGTCCGTCGATATGGCGGTGCAGGAATTTAATCTGCCGGGAATTGCAGCCGCATTAGTTCGCAGACAGCGGGCGGGTGTAGCCGTGCGGGTGATTGTGGAGCATGACTATCGGCAGTCCCTCAGTAAATTTACGCCGGAGCAGATTTCACGGTTAGACGATCGTGCCCAGAAGAAATATAGAGAATTTGTGCAGTTAGTTGATCTAAATCGAGACGGTCAGCTTAGCAATGAGGAACTGGGGCAGCGAGATGCGATCGTCATGCTAGAAAACGCCAGAGTTCCCCTGATTGACGATACGCAGGACGGCTCTCGCGGCAGCGGCTTGATGCACCATAAGTTTGTCGTAATCGATGGGCAAACAGTTCTGACGGGATCGGTGAACTTTAGCTGGAGCGAGGTTTTTGGTGATTTTCTAACGCCAGAGAGTTTAGGCAACGCCAACCATTTGCTGAAGATTCAGAGCGGCAGGGTGGCGCAGCTTTTTACCCAGGAATTTAATCAGATGTGGGGGGATGACAAGCCGGAGAGCCGGAAGTTTGGTCTAGATAAGGTTTATCGCCCCGCCCAAACCATTTCCCTGTCGCCCAATTCTGCCATCACCGTCCAGTTTTCCCCCACTTCCAATCGCCAACCCTGGCAGCGGAGCGTTAATGGTCTGATTGGTCGTGCGCTGGCACAGGCAAACCAGTCGATCGACCTTGCCCTGTTCGTGTTTTCTGATCAGAAGATTGGCAATGTCCTGGAGAATAGCCACCGCAAGGGCGTACAGGTTCGTGCCCTGATCGATCCCCAGTTTGCCCACCGCGAATACAGCGAAGGACTGGACATGATGGGCATTGCATTACCAGATAAACAGTGCCGCACGGAAGCACAGAATCGTCCCTGGAAGCCGGGGATCACGACCGTTGGCATTCCGGCTCTGCCGCGTGGAGACATCCTGCATCATAAGGTTGCCATTGTCGATCGCCGCCGTGTGATTACCGGATCGCAAAACTGGAGCGAAGCTGCAAACGCCACCAACGACGAAACCCTTTTAGTCATCGATAACGCTACCGTTGCCGCCCACTTTCAGCGAGAGTTCGATCGTCTTTACAGCACCGCGATTTTGGGACGATCGCCCTCTCTGGAGCGAAAAATTCAGGCAAGCCGCAAATGTAAACGATCGGGCTAA
- a CDS encoding AEC family transporter, producing MDQTLRLLELYLPLIGWVGFGWFLGRVLPARIPAALGKFLFWIGVPIGIFAFLRQANLSETVWLAPLVAWIAMLSAVGLAWVWIRVQNHLLRRIRLSKRSPFWAKYLVSEQLQQRSTQGSFLLAAMVGNTGYLGYPVSLSLVGHEYFGWAVFYDTLGSTLGAYGFGVLLAAYFSDQSQKSNQSPVRQIGQALLNNPALWSFWIGLAGRSILLPQPIELGLKGFAWSVIALSLLLLGMRLSQLASWSQIQPAIVSLSIKMLIIPLLLGFALPHLGISDLPQLTLVLQMAMPPAFATLFIAEAYDLDRSLTVTTLLLGSIGLLIVLPFWLWLFAA from the coding sequence ATGGATCAAACCCTGCGCCTGCTCGAACTGTATTTGCCCCTCATCGGCTGGGTTGGCTTTGGCTGGTTTCTAGGGCGGGTGCTGCCTGCTCGAATTCCCGCTGCGCTGGGTAAATTTTTGTTTTGGATTGGCGTACCGATCGGCATCTTTGCATTTTTGCGGCAGGCAAATCTCTCAGAGACAGTTTGGCTGGCTCCGCTCGTCGCCTGGATTGCGATGCTGTCTGCGGTCGGGCTGGCATGGGTCTGGATCAGGGTGCAAAACCATCTTTTGCGGCGGATTCGTCTCTCCAAGCGATCGCCCTTTTGGGCAAAATATCTAGTTTCGGAGCAGCTACAGCAGCGATCGACTCAGGGCAGCTTTTTGCTGGCGGCAATGGTCGGCAATACGGGCTACCTGGGCTATCCGGTTTCGCTATCGCTGGTGGGGCACGAGTATTTTGGCTGGGCGGTCTTTTACGACACGCTGGGCAGTACGCTTGGGGCTTACGGCTTTGGAGTGCTGCTGGCAGCATACTTCAGCGATCAATCCCAAAAATCTAACCAGTCTCCGGTGCGGCAGATCGGGCAGGCACTTCTCAACAATCCAGCACTGTGGAGCTTTTGGATTGGCTTAGCGGGACGTTCTATCCTTCTGCCCCAACCGATCGAACTGGGACTCAAAGGCTTTGCCTGGAGCGTCATTGCCCTTTCGCTGCTGCTGCTGGGGATGCGCCTGAGCCAGTTGGCATCCTGGAGCCAGATTCAGCCCGCGATCGTCAGTCTGTCAATCAAAATGCTGATAATTCCCCTGCTCCTGGGATTCGCCCTCCCGCACCTAGGAATTTCCGATTTGCCCCAGCTAACTCTTGTCCTGCAAATGGCAATGCCCCCCGCCTTCGCCACCCTGTTTATCGCCGAGGCATACGACCTCGATCGCAGCCTGACCGTCACGACGCTGCTGCTGGGTTCGATCGGATTACTGATCGTTTTACCGTTCTGGTTGTGGCTATTTGCAGCCTGA
- a CDS encoding M15 family metallopeptidase encodes MNRPGLPPGVQQGASEQPDFADLPLADIPEAVREMPTGEVLSRPVSSASRLTHSKPASSRPTKLLWYSGTGFVALLGLGLWFVPRLLSPTPAAVQPLETTTPEIQEQAIDLLDQEQPAALLNHLPYTEAPRTDLKPLTADGKVLLRQSAAAKFKEMAAAAKADGVILVPLSGFRSIADQERVFFDVKAKRGQDAEKRAAVSAPPGYSEHHTGYAIDLGDANRPATDLQASFETTAAFRWLKKNAAFYSFELSFPKNNPMGVSYEPWHWRFVGDRNSLETFYRAREQSNP; translated from the coding sequence GTGAATCGTCCAGGATTACCCCCAGGAGTACAGCAGGGAGCGTCTGAGCAGCCCGATTTTGCCGATTTGCCGCTGGCAGACATTCCTGAAGCAGTGCGCGAAATGCCAACAGGTGAAGTTCTCTCCAGACCAGTCTCGTCCGCTTCCCGGCTAACCCATTCCAAACCCGCAAGCTCTAGACCCACTAAGCTCTTGTGGTACTCCGGCACAGGCTTTGTTGCGCTGCTGGGGCTGGGGTTATGGTTCGTCCCGCGTTTGCTCAGCCCTACTCCGGCTGCCGTCCAACCCCTGGAAACGACCACTCCAGAAATTCAGGAACAGGCGATCGACCTGCTGGATCAGGAACAGCCTGCTGCTTTGCTGAATCATTTGCCCTACACCGAAGCCCCTCGAACTGATCTGAAGCCCCTCACTGCCGACGGGAAAGTGCTGCTGCGCCAATCTGCCGCTGCCAAGTTTAAGGAAATGGCTGCTGCCGCCAAAGCCGATGGTGTGATTCTCGTTCCTCTGTCTGGATTTCGATCGATTGCCGACCAGGAGCGCGTCTTTTTTGACGTGAAGGCAAAGCGAGGACAGGATGCCGAAAAACGTGCCGCTGTCAGTGCCCCCCCTGGCTATAGCGAACATCACACGGGCTATGCGATCGATTTGGGCGATGCTAACCGACCCGCCACTGACCTGCAAGCCAGCTTTGAAACCACTGCCGCCTTCCGCTGGCTCAAGAAAAACGCTGCTTTCTACAGCTTCGAGCTATCTTTCCCCAAAAATAATCCGATGGGCGTTAGCTACGAGCCTTGGCACTGGCGATTTGTAGGCGATCGCAACAGCCTGGAAACCTTCTACCGCGCCAGAGAACAGTCCAATCCCTAA
- a CDS encoding ATP-dependent Zn protease gives MSQTTLNLVAITIFSLVMVSLLGPLLHISPVVPAVAAFSILSIATLDSFSLQGRLGTLVVDTIAQFSPEHRSRIVRHEAGHFLAAHLLGIPVTGYTLNAWEALRQGQPGQGGVSFGTAELEAQIATGQISTQMVDRYCTVWMSGIAAEQLEYGNAEGGANDRETIRLLWMMQLKRSLGEADLKQRWALLQAKTLLQDHKEAYAALVEAMEQRQPVEVCQETIQASLKSANLAGQS, from the coding sequence ATGAGCCAGACCACGCTAAACCTTGTTGCAATTACAATCTTTTCGCTGGTGATGGTAAGTCTGCTGGGTCCATTGCTGCACATCTCTCCTGTAGTTCCGGCAGTGGCGGCGTTTAGCATTCTCAGCATTGCAACGCTGGATTCTTTCTCGCTTCAGGGAAGACTCGGAACACTGGTGGTCGATACGATCGCCCAATTTTCGCCGGAGCATCGATCGCGGATTGTGCGCCACGAGGCAGGACATTTTTTGGCGGCGCATCTGCTTGGAATTCCGGTGACAGGCTATACGCTCAACGCCTGGGAAGCCCTGCGGCAGGGGCAGCCCGGACAGGGAGGGGTCAGTTTTGGGACAGCAGAATTAGAGGCGCAAATTGCCACAGGACAGATTTCTACCCAGATGGTCGATCGCTACTGTACGGTCTGGATGTCGGGCATTGCGGCAGAGCAGTTGGAATACGGCAATGCTGAGGGCGGCGCGAACGATCGGGAAACGATTCGGCTTTTGTGGATGATGCAGCTCAAGCGATCGCTGGGGGAAGCCGATCTGAAACAAAGGTGGGCACTGCTCCAGGCAAAAACGCTGCTGCAAGATCACAAAGAAGCCTATGCGGCTTTAGTCGAAGCGATGGAACAGCGTCAGCCCGTCGAGGTGTGCCAGGAGACAATTCAGGCATCGCTGAAGTCAGCCAATCTGGCAGGGCAGTCGTGA
- a CDS encoding SDR family NAD(P)-dependent oxidoreductase: protein MAPTVLITGGSQGIGRETANLFAQHGYNLVLTARRVDLLEEVAQGFRAANHPVFAMPADTRDPEQVKALVEKAIEQFGAIDVLVNNAGIFCTGPVDHFSLEDWHTIIDTNLWGYIHTIHAVVPHMIARGKGTIVNLSSIGGKSSSAYLVPYVTSKYGVTGLTESLHAELSPKGITVCGIYPNIIKSDFMERALIRGVDQEDEEARRKQLEQVLSVPVVEKPGDVAKAIWDAVKNQKPEVVVGSAKVSLGFSSILPGVMQWLTHKTFQNRDKTKSA from the coding sequence ATGGCTCCTACCGTTCTCATTACTGGCGGCTCCCAGGGCATTGGCAGAGAAACTGCCAATCTGTTTGCCCAGCACGGCTATAATCTCGTTCTCACTGCCCGTCGAGTCGATCTCCTGGAGGAAGTTGCCCAGGGTTTTCGTGCCGCGAATCATCCCGTCTTTGCCATGCCTGCGGATACCCGCGATCCGGAACAGGTGAAGGCGCTGGTTGAAAAGGCGATCGAGCAATTTGGGGCGATCGATGTGCTGGTTAACAATGCTGGGATTTTCTGCACCGGACCCGTTGATCACTTCTCGCTGGAAGACTGGCATACGATTATCGACACCAATCTCTGGGGCTATATTCACACGATTCATGCTGTAGTGCCTCACATGATTGCACGCGGCAAAGGCACGATCGTTAACCTGAGTTCGATCGGCGGTAAATCTTCTTCTGCCTACCTGGTTCCCTACGTCACAAGCAAATACGGCGTTACGGGATTAACGGAGTCGCTTCATGCCGAACTCTCGCCCAAAGGCATTACCGTTTGCGGCATCTACCCGAACATCATCAAATCTGACTTCATGGAAAGGGCATTAATTCGGGGTGTTGATCAGGAGGACGAAGAGGCTCGTCGCAAACAGCTTGAACAGGTGCTATCAGTCCCCGTTGTCGAAAAGCCGGGAGACGTGGCAAAAGCCATCTGGGACGCCGTGAAAAATCAGAAACCAGAAGTGGTCGTCGGTTCTGCGAAAGTATCTCTGGGCTTCAGCAGCATCCTTCCCGGTGTTATGCAGTGGCTCACCCACAAAACTTTCCAAAACCGCGACAAAACCAAGTCTGCGTAG